The following coding sequences lie in one Deltaproteobacteria bacterium genomic window:
- a CDS encoding PLP-dependent transferase, protein MARIDTDLIHAGEPRPRIAGAVVAPIFQSSTFAHSSDPSAAAGDYHDLRYLRLSNSPTHQALHAKLAVLEGAEAGLVAASGMAAITTTLLSVLRSGDHVIAQRCLYGGTHDFMTQDLAALGISVTFVGGDDREGWAQAVRPTTRVFYCESLTNPTLELADLRGIAGFARERGLISMIDNTFATPVNLRPVALGFDLVLHSATKYLNGHSDLVAGAVMGRAELVAGVHRKLNHLGGSLDPHAAFLLQRGLKTLAVRVRHHNASALALARMLATHPRVLRVRYPGLADHPAHARARELLTGFGGMLSFELHGGAAVAHAVIAALRLPVEAPSLGGPETLVTRPAATSHVGLDPATRASLGITDALVRVSVGLEDADDLCEDFTQALARA, encoded by the coding sequence ATGGCCCGCATCGATACCGATCTGATCCACGCCGGCGAGCCGCGCCCTCGCATCGCCGGTGCGGTGGTGGCCCCGATCTTCCAGTCGTCGACCTTCGCACACAGCTCCGACCCGAGCGCTGCCGCGGGCGACTACCACGACCTCCGCTACCTGCGACTGTCGAACTCGCCGACGCACCAGGCGCTGCACGCCAAGCTCGCCGTGCTCGAGGGCGCCGAGGCGGGCCTGGTCGCCGCCAGCGGCATGGCAGCGATCACGACCACATTGCTCTCGGTTCTCCGCAGCGGCGATCACGTCATCGCGCAGCGCTGCCTGTACGGCGGCACGCACGACTTCATGACGCAGGATCTCGCGGCACTGGGCATCTCGGTGACCTTCGTCGGCGGCGACGACCGCGAGGGCTGGGCCCAGGCGGTGCGACCGACCACGCGCGTGTTCTACTGCGAGAGCCTCACCAACCCGACGTTGGAGCTGGCCGACCTTCGCGGCATCGCAGGGTTCGCGCGCGAGCGCGGCCTGATCTCGATGATCGACAACACCTTCGCCACGCCGGTGAACCTGCGCCCGGTGGCGCTGGGCTTCGACCTGGTGTTGCACAGCGCGACCAAGTATTTGAACGGCCACTCTGACCTCGTCGCGGGCGCGGTGATGGGGCGCGCAGAGTTGGTCGCGGGCGTGCATCGCAAGCTCAACCACCTCGGCGGCTCGCTCGATCCGCACGCGGCATTCCTGTTGCAGCGGGGACTCAAGACCCTCGCGGTGCGGGTGCGCCACCACAACGCGTCTGCGCTCGCGCTGGCGCGGATGCTCGCGACCCACCCCCGCGTGCTGCGGGTACGGTACCCCGGGCTGGCCGATCACCCGGCGCACGCCCGCGCCCGCGAGCTGCTCACGGGCTTCGGCGGCATGTTGTCGTTCGAGCTGCACGGCGGGGCCGCGGTCGCGCACGCCGTGATTGCAGCGCTGCGTCTGCCGGTCGAAGCGCCGAGCCTCGGTGGTCCCGAGACCCTGGTGACGCGCCCTGCGGCGACCTCGCACGTGGGCCTCGACCCCGCGACTCGGGCGTCGCTCGGCATCACCGACGCGCTGGTGCGCGTCAGCGTCGGGCTCGAGGACGCCGACGATCTCTGCGAGGACTTCACGCAGGCGCTCGCCCGCGCGTGA
- a CDS encoding DUF4336 domain-containing protein — MLIDHGGDIFTATTQLRLTGIRMPIAMTVVRLPDGRLWLLSPIVPDAGLLEAVAAKGEVAYIVAPNSFHHLFVQPWATRFPGAQLWASPGLREKRPDLAFAGIHGDGREPWADAIASIAIAGAPKVGETVFFHRASRTLVVTELLFNIHRTEGFFTPWVLRMMGVHRRLGQSRAWRLLTKDRSAAAASARAVLGLGAQRLVFAHGDVIDALPEGELERALSWMLAGAPALTAAA; from the coding sequence ATGCTCATCGATCACGGCGGCGACATCTTCACGGCGACCACCCAGCTCCGCCTCACCGGCATCCGCATGCCGATCGCGATGACCGTGGTGCGCCTGCCCGACGGCCGCCTGTGGTTGCTCTCGCCGATCGTACCCGACGCGGGGCTGCTCGAGGCGGTGGCGGCCAAGGGCGAGGTCGCGTACATCGTCGCGCCGAACTCGTTTCATCACCTGTTCGTGCAGCCGTGGGCGACGCGCTTCCCCGGTGCGCAGCTGTGGGCGTCGCCTGGCCTGCGGGAGAAGCGACCCGACCTCGCGTTCGCGGGCATTCACGGCGATGGCCGCGAGCCGTGGGCCGACGCGATCGCCTCGATCGCGATCGCCGGAGCGCCCAAGGTCGGGGAGACGGTGTTCTTCCACCGCGCCAGTCGCACGCTCGTCGTCACCGAGCTGTTGTTCAACATCCATCGCACCGAGGGCTTCTTCACGCCGTGGGTACTGCGGATGATGGGCGTGCACCGCCGGCTCGGTCAGAGCCGGGCCTGGCGTCTGCTCACCAAGGATCGCAGTGCCGCGGCCGCGAGCGCCCGCGCGGTGTTGGGGCTTGGCGCGCAACGGCTCGTGTTCGCCCACGGCGACGTGATCGACGCGCTGCCCGAGGGTGAGCTCGAGCGGGCGCTGTCGTGGATGCTCGCCGGCGCCCCGGCACTGACCGCCGCGGCGTGA
- a CDS encoding MarR family transcriptional regulator, translating to MARVPPNQVAALERAKAASFAQLLLQCARRFDELAIARVRDRSGIDLRSAHTSLFPHIDLAGTRLTELARRLGVSKQAVAPLVDDLVEMGALERVPDPDDARAKLIVFAKRRGRVRIHDGLAVLGELEAEAAAAVGKDKLRTLHAILGELLVWLRERGDADPG from the coding sequence GTGGCGCGTGTCCCACCGAACCAAGTCGCCGCGCTCGAGCGGGCGAAGGCCGCCAGCTTCGCGCAGCTCTTGCTGCAATGTGCCCGCCGCTTCGACGAGCTGGCGATTGCGCGCGTGCGCGACCGCAGCGGCATCGACCTGCGGTCGGCCCACACCTCGTTGTTCCCCCACATCGATCTCGCGGGCACGCGACTGACCGAGCTCGCGCGTCGACTCGGCGTGAGCAAGCAGGCGGTCGCGCCCCTGGTCGACGACCTGGTCGAGATGGGCGCGCTCGAGCGCGTGCCCGACCCCGACGACGCCCGCGCGAAACTCATCGTGTTCGCCAAGCGCCGCGGACGCGTCCGCATCCACGATGGGCTCGCGGTGCTCGGCGAGCTCGAGGCCGAGGCCGCCGCCGCGGTCGGCAAGGACAAGCTGCGGACCCTGCATGCCATCCTCGGTGAGCTGCTGGTGTGGCTGCGCGAGCGCGGGGACGCGGATCCCGGGTGA
- a CDS encoding DUF4136 domain-containing protein: MTRGAEAPPRPSTRRHVLGWLAAATVSAALGCAPKARAERVAEFPLETSTRYAWITDEPVLIQLGEPQANVRTEANELRLRAAIDAALAKRGFQVVSRDEAQVLVAFSVGTTVRYRLEGSTSGSIAGLEPGEKQTKGTLNIYLVDHASRREVWHGWTSKWLSKGDDPDATVHEAVEAVMAAFPGTR; this comes from the coding sequence ATGACGCGCGGCGCCGAAGCTCCACCACGCCCCTCGACCCGCCGCCATGTGCTCGGCTGGCTCGCCGCTGCGACCGTCAGCGCGGCGCTCGGCTGCGCACCCAAGGCCCGTGCCGAGCGCGTCGCCGAGTTCCCACTCGAGACGAGCACGCGCTATGCGTGGATCACCGACGAGCCGGTGCTGATCCAGCTCGGCGAGCCGCAGGCGAACGTGCGCACCGAGGCCAACGAGCTGCGACTGCGTGCCGCGATCGACGCTGCATTGGCGAAGCGCGGCTTCCAGGTGGTATCGCGCGACGAGGCCCAGGTGCTGGTGGCGTTCTCGGTGGGAACGACGGTGCGCTATCGGCTCGAGGGCTCGACGAGCGGGTCGATCGCCGGGCTCGAACCCGGCGAGAAGCAGACCAAGGGCACGTTGAACATCTACCTCGTCGATCACGCGTCCCGGCGCGAGGTGTGGCACGGCTGGACCTCGAAGTGGCTGTCGAAGGGCGATGACCCCGACGCGACCGTGCACGAGGCGGTCGAGGCTGTGATGGCGGCCTTCCCAGGCACGCGCTGA